The following are from one region of the Acidimicrobiia bacterium genome:
- a CDS encoding thiamine pyrophosphate-binding protein, whose translation MAKITGGQVVAKALKAEGVEAVFTLTGGHIMPLMDGCVSEGMQVVDVRHEQAAAHAADAYARLTGKLGVALVTAGPGVTDALTGVANAFFANTPMILIGGRHLTREDLKGGLQEMDHPRLFDSITRWSATAWTTSRLAEYIATGARHAFTNRGGPVFIDIPWDVTADTVEETAIVWPSSSRANRPAGLDDDTLGEVIELLAGAAKPVVFGGTGLRWTQQPDFLEAFDAFATGFGAPVFTNSLARGSLPFDHPYLGNRARSEALRQADVVLSLGVDWDFRTGFGKKINPDAAIVHIDQDPSKVGWNRDATVGVVADPGTAVAQLAANLGRLGHAGQRAWTDEILAAEQVKQAAAEEAAASDADPIHPERFARDVAEFFGDDSIVAADGGDIVSTTAKWLRTSRPGGLLDPGPFGCLGVGAPFAIAAKAVEPDTRVGIVYGDGSFGFNGMEFDTLIRHGMPVVGVVGNDGAWNNIRTLHRVAHPDSAFLSEIGFRPYEKMVEGLGGYGELVDKPAEILPALERAEASGVPALVNVKIADQIRLSSAYGM comes from the coding sequence ATGGCGAAGATCACGGGCGGCCAGGTCGTTGCCAAGGCACTCAAGGCGGAAGGGGTCGAGGCCGTCTTCACCCTGACCGGCGGCCACATCATGCCGCTGATGGATGGCTGCGTGTCGGAGGGTATGCAGGTCGTCGATGTCCGGCACGAACAGGCGGCAGCCCACGCTGCCGACGCCTACGCGCGCCTCACCGGCAAGCTCGGGGTCGCGCTCGTGACTGCGGGGCCGGGCGTCACCGACGCGCTGACCGGTGTCGCCAACGCCTTCTTCGCCAATACGCCGATGATCCTTATCGGGGGCCGACACCTGACGAGGGAGGATCTCAAGGGCGGCCTTCAAGAGATGGACCATCCGAGGCTCTTCGACTCGATCACACGCTGGTCGGCAACGGCATGGACGACCTCTCGTCTGGCCGAATACATCGCAACGGGGGCACGCCATGCCTTCACGAACCGTGGCGGTCCCGTGTTCATCGACATCCCATGGGATGTCACCGCCGACACCGTCGAGGAAACGGCGATCGTGTGGCCGTCTTCGTCGAGGGCGAACCGGCCAGCGGGGCTCGACGATGACACCCTCGGCGAGGTGATCGAACTCCTCGCCGGCGCCGCAAAGCCCGTCGTGTTTGGCGGGACCGGTCTTCGCTGGACGCAGCAACCGGACTTCCTCGAGGCATTCGACGCGTTCGCCACCGGGTTCGGGGCACCCGTGTTCACCAACAGCCTCGCACGCGGCTCGCTACCGTTCGACCACCCGTATCTCGGCAACCGCGCACGCTCGGAGGCGCTGCGTCAGGCCGATGTCGTCCTGTCGCTCGGCGTTGACTGGGACTTCCGGACAGGGTTCGGCAAGAAGATCAATCCTGACGCGGCGATCGTCCACATCGATCAGGATCCGTCGAAGGTCGGATGGAACCGCGACGCGACGGTCGGTGTCGTCGCCGATCCTGGCACGGCCGTCGCTCAGCTCGCTGCGAATCTCGGTCGCCTCGGGCACGCGGGCCAGCGTGCATGGACTGATGAGATCCTCGCCGCCGAGCAGGTGAAGCAGGCAGCAGCCGAGGAGGCCGCGGCATCCGACGCGGACCCGATCCACCCGGAACGGTTCGCGCGCGATGTCGCGGAGTTTTTCGGAGACGATTCCATCGTTGCGGCCGACGGTGGCGACATTGTCTCGACCACGGCCAAGTGGCTTCGGACGAGTCGCCCGGGTGGCCTCCTCGATCCGGGACCGTTCGGGTGCCTGGGCGTCGGCGCCCCGTTTGCGATTGCGGCCAAGGCCGTCGAACCCGATACCAGGGTCGGGATTGTCTACGGGGACGGATCGTTCGGTTTCAACGGCATGGAGTTCGATACCCTCATCCGCCACGGCATGCCGGTGGTGGGGGTGGTCGGCAACGACGGTGCCTGGAACAACATCCGGACGCTGCACCGTGTCGCGCATCCCGACAGTGCCTTTCTGTCCGAGATCGGGTTCCGCCCATACGAGAAGATGGTCGAAGGGCTCGGGGGGTACGGAGAGCTCGTCGACAAACCGGCCGAGATCCTCCCTGCACTCGAACGGGCTGAAGCGTCGGGTGTGCCGGCGCTTGTCAATGTCAAGATCGCCGATCAGATCCGCCTTTCGTCTGCCTACGGCATGTGA
- a CDS encoding undecaprenyl-diphosphate phosphatase: protein MLDAVVWGLIQGLTEFLPISSSGHLVLIPAVFDRPGPDLATTAMLHLGTLAAVVVYYRTDIANMARFDRPARRLITLIVLGSIPAVVLGLAFEDRIESLIDQPAKVAVMLVVTGVVLLGTGLLRLGDRTTETIRPLDSLLIGISQALALIPGISRSGMTISSGLVRGMGRIEAARFAFLLGIPAIAGAGLLEFFEFAGSDASVDASVWVGVGVAAVSGYAAIAFLIRLLSRIGLAPFGVYCVVAGTVAGLLL from the coding sequence ATGCTTGACGCCGTCGTTTGGGGGCTCATTCAGGGCCTCACGGAGTTCCTTCCGATCTCATCGAGTGGTCACCTCGTGCTCATCCCTGCGGTGTTTGACCGGCCCGGACCTGACCTCGCGACGACCGCGATGCTGCACCTCGGAACCCTTGCCGCGGTCGTTGTGTACTACCGAACCGACATCGCGAACATGGCCCGTTTCGATCGTCCCGCGAGGCGGTTGATCACCCTGATCGTGCTCGGCTCGATCCCTGCCGTCGTGCTCGGGCTGGCTTTCGAGGACCGCATCGAGAGCCTGATCGATCAACCTGCGAAGGTCGCGGTGATGCTCGTCGTCACCGGTGTTGTCCTTCTCGGGACCGGGCTCTTGCGGCTCGGCGATCGCACAACGGAGACGATTCGGCCTCTCGACAGCCTCCTCATCGGGATCTCGCAGGCGCTTGCGCTGATTCCGGGGATCTCCCGGTCGGGGATGACGATCTCGTCTGGGCTTGTGCGGGGCATGGGGCGCATCGAAGCGGCACGCTTTGCGTTCCTCCTCGGGATCCCTGCGATCGCCGGGGCAGGCCTTCTCGAGTTCTTCGAGTTCGCTGGCTCGGATGCGTCGGTGGATGCGTCGGTGTGGGTCGGGGTTGGTGTGGCAGCCGTATCGGGGTACGCCGCCATCGCGTTCCTCATTCGTCTTCTCAGCCGCATCGGGCTTGCCCCGTTCGGGGTGTACTGCGTTGTCGCGGGGACGGTCGCGGGTCTGTTGCTCTGA
- a CDS encoding pyridoxamine 5'-phosphate oxidase family protein, which translates to MLNSKPHAQERLRSDTVAWLTTVSGNGVPSTAPVWYMVDGDDSIIIYSRNPSIRVRNIEANPHVTLALNSDPHGADIVVVNGTARIDPSIPSADVNEAYLERYQNRLDFHQWTPTWFAQNYPTPIRMTITSIRSR; encoded by the coding sequence ATGTTGAACAGCAAACCCCATGCACAAGAACGGCTGCGCTCTGACACCGTCGCGTGGCTCACCACGGTGAGCGGCAACGGTGTGCCGTCAACCGCGCCGGTGTGGTACATGGTTGACGGAGACGACTCCATCATCATCTACAGCAGGAACCCTTCCATCCGGGTCCGCAACATCGAGGCCAATCCGCATGTGACGCTCGCGCTGAACTCGGATCCGCACGGTGCCGACATCGTCGTCGTGAACGGAACCGCACGGATCGACCCTTCGATTCCCTCAGCTGATGTCAACGAGGCGTACCTGGAGCGGTACCAGAACCGTCTCGACTTCCACCAGTGGACCCCGACCTGGTTCGCGCAGAACTATCCCACACCGATCCGGATGACGATCACCTCGATCCGCAGCCGATAG